A stretch of the Cygnus olor isolate bCygOlo1 chromosome 25, bCygOlo1.pri.v2, whole genome shotgun sequence genome encodes the following:
- the LOC121059736 gene encoding retinol dehydrogenase 8-like produces MAPRTVLITGCSSGIGLALAVRLARDKQRRFRVIATVRNVSRSGALVAAAGPALGRTLEIKQLDVCDEGSIRACLDSIPGRHVDVLVSNAGVGMIGPLECQSMAAMQGLMDTNFFGLVRLVKEVLPDMKRHRSGHIVVISSIMGLQGIVFNDVYAASKFAVEGFCESLVVQALRFNVAISLVEPGPVTTEFEAKVYEEAERADYSQTDPKTAEIFTNLYLRNSKDVFASLGQSPEDIAEHTLRVIEAARPPFRHQTNAAYTPMAALKHADPSGALMTDAFYKLVFKYDAMLRLGLRAIRLLRWKAQKVQAGARLLGFK; encoded by the exons ATGGCTCCCAGGACGGTGCTGATCACCGGCTGCTCCTCCGGCATCGGGCTGGCGCTGGCCGTGCGGCTGGCGCGGGACAAGCAGCGCCGCTTCCGAG TCATCGCCACGGTGAGGAACGTGTCTCGGAGCGGGGCTctggtggcggcggcggggccggcgctgGGCCGGACGCTGGAGATCAAGCAGCTGGACGTGTGCGACGAGGGCTCCATCCGTGCCTGCCTCGACAGCATCCCCGGGCGCCACGTCGATGTCCTGG TCAGCAACGCCGGCGTGGGGATGATCGGGCCCCTGGAGTGCCAGAGCATGGCCGCCATGCAGGGCCTCATGGACACCAACTTCTTCGGCCTCGTCCGCCTGGTGAAGGAGGTGCTGCCCGACATGAAGCGGCACCGCAGCGGCCACATCGTGGTCATCAGCAGCATCATGGGCCTGCAGG GCATCGTCTTCAACGACGTCTACGCAGCCTCCAAGTTCGCCGTGGAGGGCTTCTGCGAGAGCCTGGTGGTGCAGGCGCTGCGCTTCAACGTGGC CATCAGCCTGGTGGAGCCGGGGCCGGTGACGACGGAGTTCGAGGCCAAGGTGTACGAGGAGGCCGAGCGCGCAGACTACTCGCAGACTGACCCCAAGACCGCCGAGATCTTCACCAACCTCTACCTGAGGAACTCCAAGGATGTCTTCGCCAGCCTGGGGCAGAGCCCTGAGGACATTGCGGAG CACACGCTGCGGGTGATCGAGGCGGCCCGGCCGCCCTTCCGGCACCAGACCAACGCGGCGTACACGCCGATGGCCGCGCTGAAGCACGCAGACCCCAGCGGTGCCCTGATGACCGACGCCTTCTACAAGCTGGTCTTCAAGTACGACGCGATGCTGCGGCTCGGCCTCCGCGCCATCCGCCTGCTGCGCTGGAAGGCCCAGAAGGTGCAGGCGGGCGCCCGGCTGCTGGGCTTCAAGTAG